From Streptomonospora salina, the proteins below share one genomic window:
- the argJ gene encoding bifunctional glutamate N-acetyltransferase/amino-acid acetyltransferase ArgJ, with the protein MSVTAPNGFRASGVSAGLKPDGARDVAVVVNDGPSRAAAAVFTRNRFKAAPVLWSQQVASGGRVRAAVLNAGGANACTGPAGFRDAHATAEHVADALEDSAGEILVCSTGIIGERLPMDTLLDGAGTAVGSAGRDGGTAAADAIRTTDTVAKIAFKRGAGYTIGGMAKGAGMLAPELATMLCVVTTDADLTAAQCDALLRAATRRTFDRVDTDGCISTNDTVVLMASGASGAAPDEAEFGALLTEVCDDLARQLVADAEGATKSISVEVVGAACEDDAVEAARAVARSDLFKCALFGEDPNWGRALSAVGTTRAAFEPDAVNLAINGVWVCRGGAIGDDRSKVDLGGRDVTVTVDLSAGSEAATVRTTDLTTGYVHENAAYSS; encoded by the coding sequence GTGAGCGTCACCGCACCCAACGGGTTCCGCGCCTCCGGCGTCAGCGCCGGCCTCAAACCCGACGGCGCCCGCGACGTCGCCGTCGTCGTCAACGACGGCCCCTCCCGCGCCGCCGCGGCCGTGTTCACCCGCAACCGCTTCAAGGCCGCACCGGTGCTGTGGTCGCAGCAGGTGGCCTCGGGCGGCCGGGTCCGCGCCGCAGTACTCAACGCGGGCGGCGCCAACGCCTGCACCGGCCCGGCCGGGTTCCGCGACGCCCACGCCACCGCCGAGCACGTCGCCGACGCGCTGGAGGACTCCGCCGGCGAGATCCTCGTCTGCTCCACCGGCATCATCGGCGAGCGGCTGCCCATGGACACGCTCCTCGACGGCGCGGGCACCGCCGTCGGCTCGGCGGGGCGCGACGGCGGCACCGCCGCGGCCGACGCCATCCGCACCACCGACACCGTCGCCAAGATCGCGTTCAAGCGCGGCGCCGGCTACACCATCGGCGGCATGGCCAAGGGCGCCGGCATGCTCGCCCCCGAGCTGGCCACCATGCTCTGCGTCGTCACCACCGACGCCGACCTCACCGCAGCCCAGTGCGACGCGCTGCTGCGCGCCGCGACCCGCCGCACCTTCGACCGCGTCGACACCGACGGCTGCATCTCCACCAACGACACCGTGGTGCTCATGGCCAGCGGCGCCTCGGGAGCCGCACCCGACGAGGCGGAGTTCGGCGCGCTGCTCACCGAGGTCTGCGACGACCTCGCCCGCCAGCTCGTCGCCGACGCCGAAGGCGCCACCAAGTCCATCTCCGTGGAAGTCGTGGGAGCCGCCTGCGAGGACGACGCCGTCGAAGCCGCCCGCGCCGTGGCCCGCAGCGATCTGTTCAAATGCGCCCTGTTCGGCGAGGACCCCAACTGGGGCCGTGCCCTCTCGGCGGTGGGCACCACACGGGCGGCGTTCGAACCCGACGCGGTCAACCTCGCCATCAACGGCGTGTGGGTCTGCCGCGGCGGCGCCATCGGCGACGACCGCTCCAAAGTCGACCTCGGCGGCCGCGACGTCACGGTCACCGTCGACCTCTCGGCCGGGAGCGAGGCCGCGACCGTGCGCACCACCGACCTGACCACCGGCTACGTGCACGAGAACGCGGCCTACAGCTCCTGA
- the argB gene encoding acetylglutamate kinase, producing the protein MNSRKQALDKATTLIEALPWLSRFHGRTVVVKYGGNAMTDPALRERFAENIVFLRYAGLRPVVVHGGGPQIDAHLDRLGMTSTFAGGLRVTTPETMDVVRMVLVGRVNRDIVGLINAHGPFAVGISGEDAHLFTAERTSAWVDGAPVDLGQVGEVADVRPGVVRTLLDDGRIPVVSSVARSDEGVFNVNADTAAAALAVSLDAGKLVVLTDVEGLYADYPACEELISRLTAGELEAMLPELSTGMVPKMEACLHAVRGGVPQAHVLDGRTPHSMLLEIFTNEGIGTMVVAEAEEPTDPVDIVEGEGE; encoded by the coding sequence ATGAACTCTCGCAAACAGGCCCTCGACAAGGCCACCACGCTGATCGAAGCCCTGCCCTGGCTGAGCAGGTTCCACGGCAGAACCGTCGTGGTCAAATACGGCGGAAACGCCATGACCGATCCCGCGCTGCGCGAGCGCTTCGCCGAGAACATCGTCTTCCTGCGCTACGCCGGCCTGCGCCCCGTCGTCGTGCACGGCGGCGGGCCCCAGATCGATGCGCACCTCGACCGCCTGGGCATGACCAGCACCTTCGCCGGAGGTCTGCGCGTGACCACCCCCGAGACGATGGACGTCGTCCGCATGGTTCTGGTCGGCCGGGTCAACCGCGACATCGTCGGGCTGATCAACGCCCACGGGCCCTTCGCCGTAGGCATCTCCGGCGAGGACGCCCACCTGTTCACCGCCGAGCGCACGTCCGCCTGGGTCGACGGCGCACCCGTCGACCTCGGGCAGGTCGGCGAAGTCGCCGACGTCCGGCCCGGCGTCGTGCGCACCCTGCTCGACGACGGACGCATCCCCGTCGTCTCCAGCGTCGCCCGCTCCGACGAAGGCGTCTTCAACGTCAACGCCGACACCGCCGCCGCCGCACTCGCGGTGTCGCTGGACGCGGGCAAGCTGGTCGTCCTCACCGACGTCGAAGGCCTCTACGCCGACTACCCCGCCTGCGAGGAGCTGATCAGCAGGCTCACCGCCGGCGAGCTGGAGGCCATGCTCCCCGAACTCTCCACGGGCATGGTCCCCAAAATGGAGGCGTGCCTGCACGCCGTGCGCGGCGGCGTGCCCCAGGCCCACGTCCTCGACGGACGCACCCCCCACTCCATGCTGCTGGAGATCTTCACCAACGAAGGCATCGGCACGATGGTCGTCGCCGAGGCCGAGGAACCCACCGACCCCGTGGACATCGTCGAAGGCGAAGGCGAGTGA